ctcactgttgtggcctgaccccgttgtggagcacaggctccggacgcgcaggctcagcggccatggcttacgggcccatgcgctccgcggcatgtgggatcttcccggaccggggcacgaacccgtgtcccctgcatcggcaggcagactctcatccactgcgccaccagggaagccctgatagatttttttgatgttggtCCACTTTAAATCCTGGAGCTCAGGTAGGGGTGGGCGAAGCCAACAAGAATGACTCCTTCCTGCTTAATAGGGCTCCCACTTGTAACTGATGCTACATCCTCATCGACTCCaccaatgtttactgagcacctattaacCTACTactgctaaataaataaagagaattggacaaataaataaaattgagcaAATACTACCGTGTGCCTGACACTGGGTACGTGTTTATATTTGTTAACtcaatcctcacagtaacccaACACGGCAGTATTGTTATAATTTCTTCTTGCAGGAGTAGAGGCCCAGGTAGGTTAGCTAACTTGCCCAAACGgctggtcagtggcagagccacCAGAATCCAGGCAGTCAGGCTCCGGAGCCCATACTCACGACCTCTGTGCTTCCCCGCCTCTCTGGGGTGGCAGTGGAAGATGGGGTGCTACTTTCTCTGCGACAAAAATAGGCTCAAACCTCTAGCAGTGTGCAATCTGAGAGGAGTCTTGCGGTGGCAAAACCTGGGGCCTGGTGGGGTGCTGATTTCTTGGAATGTCCAAGCATGAAAACTGAATTCCAGACTTTTCGGGAACTTTTCCAAGTAACTGGAGTTTCTTGACTAATAGTAGGCACTTCCCTGCTTGAACCAGGCATGGGCTGGCATAAGCTTCTTCAGGTACAGGTTCACTGGGCTGAGGAAGAGTTTTGCTCTAGGCAGGATTTTaaggaacaagaacaaaaatgccACTGCAATAGCCTACATCTTCAGGAGCACTGGTAGGCGTGAAAGCTAAGGTATCGTTGAGGCGAGGGAGAAAAAATTACGCGGGAATCACAATCAGTGACCTGCCAAGCACGGAAGAAAGTCAGCGCACGGGCAAAACACAAAGGTGATTTCAAGAGATGCGCAAAGTACCACCTCAACTGTGAGTTCTCAGGAGTGAGCGGTGCTTAAGCGAAAATGAAATTGTCCGACGGTAAAGTCCTACGACGAACCATCACGCCACTGTTCAAGCCTGTCAGTAAAGGTATAAGGAAATGGTGATGATGAGAGTCAGTCAAGTGAAAAGTGCAagatatgaaaatagaaatacatgGCAGGAAACAGGCCAAAATGTTAGCAGTAGTCACGTGGAGGCTGCGGAGCTGTGGACAACGCAGACGATGTGGGGGCCTTAATGAGTAATTTTAAATTCCCTCTGTGTTGTCAAATCCCTCTAAATTTTGTTTGCTATTGATCTCATGCAGAGAATGACACTTCATTCATCCCATGCCATCCCATTTCAACTGCACTGTAGGTGGGACTTAGACAATTACATGAAGGCTCACTCAGGACCTGGTCCACCTGCAGGGCACCCTGCGTGCCTGGTTGCCCCAGCCAGCCCTCACTGGTCCCACCTGCCAGAGGGTTCTTGCCGCTTTTTGAAGATGGCACAAGCTAATAATATCCAATGTTTCTGGAGGGCTTCTCCAGGGCTTATATGAAGGGATCATAaactgcaaacattttcttttaaaagaaattccttattttaaaaaaaaaatcataatttaggacttccctggtggagcagtggttaagaatctccctgccaacgcaggggacatgggctcgaaccctggtccgggaagatcccacaagccgcggagcaacgaagcccgtgcgccacaactactgagcctgcgctctagagcccgagggccacaactactgaagcctgcgcacctagagcccgtgctctgcaacaagagaagccaccacagtgagaagcctgcgcaccgcaacaaagagtagcccccgctggccgcagctagaggaagcccgcgcgcagcaacaaagacccaacgcagcccaaaaaattgttttaaaataataataaatctttaaaaagattttaatttaaaagatcataatttaaaaatttttttaaattctgcatatatgttcatatatttcaaaaatcaCAAGATCCGAAAGAGTATACAAGGAAAAATTCTATCCATTAGCCACTCAGTTTCTCCTTCAGTGCAGCTAACATCATCAGTTTCTTGAGTATCCATCTAGAGATATCGGCTGGCTGCATAAACAAATGTGCTCACATATAGTCActgtgctctttttttaaaaaaaaatgcaagtgggAGTATACTAGCCactcttgcttctttctctttaacGATGTATCTTGGAAATCATTTCACATCATTACATCAAAAGCATTctcattttgttatggcagctgaaTATTGCATTATACAAATGCACCATAATTCAATTAAGGCCCTACAGATGGTCATGAAGCCAGAAAAAACATATAGctttaaagagaaacaaacagaaaaaagctCAAAGTTCCTGTTTCTATtaaattcgttttttttttttcctcttcattgttCACTATGGAGGCCAAGACACAGAAGTCTGGTAAAAATGACCTGCAGTGTTTACCTTAACTAAAGACCAAACACCTTTTGGAATAACAAGACTGAAGGACAAAGCTCAGAAACTTTGCTATTCATCAAAGAAACCTTGGCATGACAGAAAATACTTATTTGGATAATTATATCAGCATTTCGGTGTTTCACCCTCCAAAGATTAATGTTTAACAACGGGACCTTCTAGAAGGAAGGAGCTGGGTGTTGGACGTTGGGATTTTCCCTGAGGTTGGTGGCAGCCACAAGCCTCCCGCCCTCATTCCCAGATGGGACACGGCCCAGCTTTTTACTTCAGCCTGAGTAGCTTCAGAGCAGAGAATGTCTGATGGGAAACCCTAGAAAATGATGCTGGCACCCCCATCACCCTTGTGCTGGAAATCTATTTATTTCCACTCATGGCTCCCTGGCACCAGCTGTGTCACTCCAGGACAgtgacttaacctttctgaatcttatcatttgcaaataaaaaaACACCTGCCCAAGTTATCACACAGTGTTGTGTTAACAAACAAGAGAATCCATGTGAAAATCGTATTATATCAGctacgttgggcttccctggtggcgcagtggttaagaatctgcctgccaatgcaggggacatgggttcgagccccggtccgggaagatcccacatgccgtggggcaactaagcctgtgcaccacaactaccgagcctgtgctctagagcccgcatgcctacagcccgtgctccacaacaagacaagtcACTGccgtgagaagcccgcgcactgcaatgaagagtagcccccgctcgccacaactagagaaagcctgcatgcagcaacgaagacccaatgcagccaaaaataaataaaatcaaataagtaaatttatattttaaaaaatcagctacGTTCAGTGTAGAGACAAAGAAGAGGCCAGAAGATGCTATGGAAGGCAAATGAGGTATGGAGTCAGCCAATCTGGTGTGTAACCCAGTCCCCTTCTCTGACGGGCCGTGCGCCCTGGGTTTATGGCCGAAACCCATCTATTCACCGGTTGAAGTAAGGAGGATGCCCCTCAGCTTTGCGGAATTATGAGAGTAAGTGATAAACATGAGTGAAAGCCCTCCAAAATGCTCATCTCCATCTTGTCTAGCCTTCGTATTATTCCTTCTACCTATCTTACAATAAATATAAGATCTCCAAATAAATATAAGATTGTCAAATCAAGGAGCTCAAACTAGTGGAAAGGACTGTAGAAAACCAGAGAGAGGTCATCGTAGCATTGGAAGAGATGCTAAGTtaataaagaatgaagtaaagagggcttccctggtggcgcagtggtcgagagtccgcctgccgatgcaggggacacgggttcgtgccccggtccgggaagatcccacatgccgcggagcggctgatcccgtgagccatggccgctgagcctgcgcgtccagagcctgtgctccacaacgggagaggccacagcggtaagtggcccatgtaccgcaaaaaaaaaaagagaatgaagtaaAGAGAAGATGAAGAGAATGACAGGTAGGCGGGGCTAGTTCAAGGAAGACTTTTGAAGTGGTGTCGAGGTTTTCAGCATTACCTAGGCCAGTCCTTTCCAGGATGGAATAAAATGTCACCTGATCAGAGTGTACTTTCTGAGTGGAAAAATCATCCATAATCTATACAGTGTGACTTTGGGGGCCAGAGAAAGTCCCATGAGCCCGTATTTAGTTCTGCATCCTTTGTCTTATGCTGGAAATTGCACCATTCAGTGATTCCTTCCTCAGCACATCAGGAGGTGCTGGAATCTGCAGTGTAGCCAGGACTCTGGAGAGGCCAGGAAGATGGTGTTTGGTAAACTGGGGCCGGCTTAGAACGGGGTCTGACTGACTACATCGCACATCAGTGTAAATACACCTTTCATGAGTGGGTGGAAGCAAGGCTAAAATCTGGTCTCAGCAGCCAGTGGAACCAGCACTGGGCTGGGGTGGACTGAGATTGATGGTAACCTGCTGTGCGACCTTAGGgaagtcactgaacctctctgggcttcagaggCCTTTCAGCATTAGCCCCATGATTCTATTTTCCAAACCCTTTCCTAAGAGTGTAGGGTTAAAGGGTGGGTTGATGAGGGCACTCAACTGAGAAGAAAAAGTTTTCacaggaaggggggagggagggggagggtaaaGAAAGGGGAAACAGACACAGGTGAGGGCAATCCAGCCACCTGACATCACCTCTGTGTTCTTGAgtggggacggggacaatttggGTCATGAGGAATTAACATGGGACCATTTTCAAGGTGGGAGACAGACACCAGTCACATCTGCAGGTGCCGGCTTGCAAGCACTAAGCGAGGAGCGTGGGACACCGGCAGGGAGACAACAACACCCCGTTTCTGGGGACCTGGGGCTCCAGCAGGGAGGACATATACTGAGGGGTGTCGAACACTGTGGAGCCATATGAAGGGGGAGAAGAGGATGGAGGGCCCAGAGGCCCCACCCTTCATGGGTGCTCTCTGCCCAGAATCCATCCTGGGAAGGAGTCAGGGACCCGGGCTCCAACGCTCCAGTCATTGTTCCTAAAAGCCAGAGAAAGACTCTAGAAATGTTTGCTGGGAAAGCAATGAGCAAGTATTCAGGTCCATGCCAcccctgggagggagagagagctgagAGAGACAGCGAGCAtgtgagggaaagagaaggacaaacagGCAGACGGACACAGCAAAGCTTCCTCAGTGCCCCATGGCCCTTGCCAGATGTTCCCCTGGAACCCAGAAACTTGAAGATGGCCTCAGGCTTCCGACAGCCTCAAGATCAGGCTTCCAACAGCCTCAAAGGCGGTGTGGCAGGAGTCTGCTGGGCCCTGATGACAGGTGCCACTGAGCCCCTTGGAAAGACTTGAAAAAATCTCAGTGCCTCACTAGGATTTGGTCCTAAAAAGAATCAAGCACTTTGCCACTGCTTAACCTTAGGGGATGGATGTTATTTTACACTGAGGCGGGGGACAAGGTTAGGGGACATCTCTGCTGAGGACAGAGGGTGGAGCGGAGAAGCTAGAACTTAGTGAAGTGTGGAGAGGCTTCTGGCTCTGGGACCAGCCCTGTCCCTCTGCCCTGAAGTACCTGGAACCTTTTGTTCTTGTTCCTctccatgccccccaccccactgccctgGGGATCCAGGGCACGTGGAGGGATGGGCTGGAATGAGAGCTGGGGCCTGTAGCCTGGCAGGACAGGGCTCCATCCCAGCCTTCTCATCCGACCTGTTGCTTCAAGGGGAAGAGGGCAGCCGTCCACACTGTTGTGACCTCCAGTGACCCAGAGAAAATTTCCTTTATTAGCAGTggagcctttcttctttttagtaGAGAAAAGAACAATCATGTCTTACTTAaggacagggtgtgtgtgtgtgtgtgtgtgtgtaagcatgCACGCCTGCACCAGCGTCCCCGTATCAGCATCTGCACCAGTCTGCAGATAGCCAGCAATTCTCTAAGGGGAAGATAATGGTTCGGGATGGGGAGGGCGAGGGCGAGGAGGGTTCTGACCGGAACAAATGACTCTCTTTTCTTTGCCTCCTACCCCAGGCTCATCCCTGCAGCCCCAGGAGCTGCCCAGAAGCTTCATGCTAGCTTTGCTCAGCCTCACAGGACAGTAAGGTTTCCCGCCAGCACTGGACTTCCCCATAGCTCGCTTGGGTGTCCAAGGTAAAGTTCTGGACTCTTCCACAAACTCCTCAAGCATACAGAAGGTGATTTTCTGGGGACCCTGACTGTTAAAAATCACATCGGGTTAAAATATCCCCCAATACACGCTTACTGACTCCCATTTCCCCCAGCGCCTCccacgcccccgcccccgccccccgcataTCCATGATGCAAACATTTTCCCAAGAGCCATCTAGATCTATCAGAGAAGGCCTCTTGAAGAGAGCCTGTGTGGGCTGGAATCCCAGTCTTTCCTCCACAGACTGGTTATCAATATTTTGGATAAGGGTTTGAAGTCTGGTCATCTGTTGTTACTCCTCCAAGTGCTCGGATTGATTCAAAGCCATGTCCCTACTGGGTTTTAATCTaaccaggggaggggaggggaggggaggagggtcttTTAAACATAAAGAGAATTGGGTGCCCAATTCCAGCAGCTGGCTGGATCCGGGGTCTTGACCTCCTCCCCCGCAAACAGCTTCCCTCCCTTTGAGGTGAGAAAGGTCAATCTAAATACAGGAAATTGCAGCCCAGGGTCGGACACAGGGAAACCGTCCACATTTGCATCAGTTTATCACCTCACTAGGAAGGGCATGAGCTAACAGGAAAGAACTTGCTGAAAAACAGTAAGTCTTTGGGTTAAAATTCTCTGGTGTCCTTGGCCGTTCAAGGTAAGGTAATCTCTGGTCTTCTTATATATCTTTTGCCCTTAATTTTTTTGGTCTCAGAATTCACTTAAATACAATGTAATGTCTAAAACCAAGAAGCGTGTTGAAATCGCTGTTCTAAGAGACATGGGCTTGGCTTTTGAGAAGCCTCAAAAGCCTCTGGTGGGACAAGTGTCTGAAAAAGGAAGAGGCTGAGCCAGGGAGGCAGTGACTCTAGGTCTTCTGTTGAGAGAACACGCGCGGTCGGCTGCACTTCTGAACTCTCTGGGGCTTGGCTTTTAACAGAATTACCTCGACCTTGAAAGTCTTTCTTTGTTACTTTTCAACTGAGGAATTCGTGTTGCAATCGTAGTCTGTGATAGAGTGTGTTATGGGCCAGAGCACAaatgttttgtgtttggtttaaaaaaaaatttttttttaaaggccgggaaggaaaaaaatcattcaggGATGGTCCCAGTTCCCAGTCAGAAAGTGAGAGGCTCTGGTGAGAGACTTTGAAAAGGGTTCCCACTCTGCCCTTTAACTTCTATGCCCTCCCTCCTGACTGCTCCAGAGCAGAAGACTCAATTGACTCCTTTTGTATCCGGTTTTATTGCCCCGGACCCCTAGGGTCCCGATTTGATTTCAGAAGAAACGTGCCCCTCTGAGCCGCTCTCCAAGGCGTCCTCCAGCGTCCCTATATCTGTCTGCGGgcggggaaagggaggggagggaggcgagGCCGGCCGCGGAGCACCGGACACCGGAGTCAGGATCCCGAGCAGCGCCCCGCAGCCGCGCGCCCCTCGACCCCGAGCCGCGCCTGGAACGCCTTGCGAGCTGCATCGCTTCGCCTTCCAACCCCAGCGGCACACACTGTGCCAACTTGACCAGAGTCCTGGAAAGGTCCGGCAGCGAGACAGAGGCCGGGAATGGAACCCAGGCCGGAGGCCTGCGCGCTCCGGGGATGGGGGTGGCGAAACGCACCACCTGGACTGCCCAGGCTGCCAGCAGTTTTTGCGCCGACCCCCAAGGAGCAGCGAGCTCCGCCCGCGATCAGCTCCCGCCGCCTGGGCCGCGGACGCGCCCTTAGGAACTTTTGTGGCTGCGCGGAGGCGCCCCGCGGAAGGGCCTGGCTCTGCGCAGCGCGCGCGGGCGGGCGCCGGGGGCCGCAGGTGCCCCTGGAGCCGCGCGTCCTGCAGGTACTCGGCCGAGGAGCCGGCGGGGAGAGGCTGCAGGAGCCCCGGGCCGCGCGGGCCCCGCCTCCCCTCCGCCCCGGGAGCTCCCACCGGGCGGAAAGCCTCCCCGGCCCCCACCCCGCCGGCACCCCGCACTCGGTGATTGGCTGGCGCCGCGGGTCCCTGGCACGCGCCTGTGGATGTAGTTATAAGAATCCTCGCGTGCCAGCCCTCAGCTCCAGCCAGCCGGCACAGCCCTCCCCAGCGCAGCGCCGGCGTCGGCCAGAGTGCAGCGGCCGCGGGCTCCCCAGGGAGGCCGGGGGCTGGAAGCGGGCGGGCAGTCTTCGCCGCCTCCCGCGCCGGACCGTGAGGGCGGGGCTGCCAGACAAGGCCGAACTGCCGCAGCAAACTTCCAGAGACCACCCTCACCCCAGGCCAGCAGTCCCCCGGGCCCTCGGCGGCGCAGAGCATGGACGCGGTGCTGCTAGAGCACTTCCCCGGGGGCCTGGACGCCTTCCCGTCCCCTTACTTTGAGGAGGAGGACTTCTTCACCGACCAGTCCTCTCGGGACCCTCTGGAGGACGGCGATGAGCTGCTGGCCGACGAGCAGGCCGAGGCGGAGTTCCTCAGCCACCAGCTGCACGAGTACTGCTACCGCGACGGGGCGTGCCTGCTGCTGCAGCCCGCGCCCTCGGTGGCTCCGCACGCGCTCGCCCCGCCGCCCTCGGGGGGCCCCGGCGAGCCGGAGGACGGTGGTGGCGGCTACTGCTGCGAGGCGGGGGCGCCCCCCGGCGGCTTCCCCTACTCGCCCGGCTCGCCGCCCTCGTGCCTCGCCTACCCGTGCGCCGGGCCGGCCGTGCTGTCCCCCGGGGCGCGGCTGCGCGGCCTGagcggcgcggcggcggcggcggcggcgcggcggcggcggcgcgtgCGCTCCGAGGCCGAGTTGCAGCAGCTGCGGCAGGCGGCTAACGTGCGCGAGCGGCGGCGCATGCAGTCCATAAACGACGCCTTTGAGGGGCTGCGCTCGCACATCCCCACGCTGCCCTACGAGAAGCGCCTCTCCAAGGTGGACACGCTGCGCCTGGCCATCGGCTACATCAACTTCCTCAGCGAACTCGTGCAGGCCGACCTGCCCTtgcgcggcggcggcgcgggcggtGGCGGGGGACCGGGCGGCGGCGGGCGCCTGGGCGGGGACAGCCCGGGCAGCCAGGTCCAGAAGGTCATCATCTGCCATCGGGGCACCCGTAAGTGCGTCCGCCTCCCAGCTGGGGGAGACGGGGACGGGCACGGGAAGGTCCCGGAGGGGCTGGGTGAACAGACCGACCAGCCGACTGACCGACAGACGGACGGACGGGTCGTGGGCACCAGCCACCTTGAGAGCGAGCTGGCGTTTCTGAGGTTTTTTTTCGCCACTTTGACCATGGCTCGGAGGGTGCGTGTCCCCGACAGAATTGCAGCTTCTGGCATTGCGGGGTGGAGGCGCTGGGGGCTTGAGGGGTGGAGGAAGAGGGTCGTTCTAATGGAACCTAAGACGCCTGTCTGTCCAGGCGCCCAAGAGGGGGTCCTAACGGACCGGAGGGCACCGTTGGGAACAGAGTTGGACATTCacagtctgttttctcttctcaCCCCCTCagggtccccctcccccagcgACCCGGATTATGGCCTCCCTCCCCTCGCAGGACACTCTCTCTCTTGGACTGATGAAAAACAActcaaagaacaaaatattatCCGAACAGCCAAAGTGTGGACCCCAGAGGATCCCAGAAAACTCAACAGCAAATCTTCCTTCAACAACATAGAAAACGAACCGCCCTTTGAGTTTGTGTCCTGAGAAGTCCCAGACCCGCCAGAGGATCTGATTGTGTCTCTGTGCATATTGTACATGTATATAACGTAAATGTAATTTAAGAATCACATTTTTCTAATGGCAATCAACtgtttgttatttatctatttattatccTGTCGAGTTAATGAAATAGAtgatctctttttaaatatataatttatataatttatcctgattttctaaaaatatgcaATAGTCTGTGATTCCACCCAGCACCTTTGGCAGAACTCTGCATTGTTGGAAGAACTCTGGCCAGAAAACTTCATGCTAATTTATTGCCAGATATGGTTTATTTCTAAGCAATGTTAATAAATGCTATTTACACCTTTTTGTAAAAGTTATTTGTTTAATACATGATGGAGTGTAATTAACttagttttaaaaaagcaaaacctgaaCCAGAGACTCAAACGTAGCTTTTAGTTTTAGCTGAAAGGAATTGGGTTAGAGGGTTAGGCCTCAGTTCTCTTGGAGGCTCTTCATCTGAATCGTCAGCGCTAAATACGTAAATATTTCGCCTGTATTTTTAGCCTACCATCCAAACACCCTATGAGGCAAGGAGGTCATAGACTatttattgttctcatttttcagaCGGGAAAGCTAAGGCTGGGAGACGATGTTTGTCTTACCCAAGGTCACCGGCACCCTGCCTAATCATAGTGTAGAAAGTGTGTCCGGTGGCAACAGGGGGCTAGTTTCTGGTCTAGCCAAGGGAAGGGGCCTTTCTGCTTCCATGGGCTGGGGAGAAAGGGTTGCTGTTGAGCCGTCCTGTGACCCATCCCTTCTGCAGTTACAGCGTCAGGTACATGGAACTCAGATGGGGAAGATGACCATGCTGAGGCCGGAGACCCTGTCGGATGCTTCCCAACAAAACCCAGGGTCTTTTAGGTAAGGCGAGAAGGAGGGCGCCCTCTCTGCCACTTCTGCAACTGGGTTATTTCTGAAATTCACTTGGTTTTGTCTCCAGAATCTAGTCCTCTTAAGGCAAGCAGCGTGGGGAGAAGGCGAGCTTCGGGTGGAGGGCTCAGGGTCGCCCCCTAGCGAAGGGGAGAGGCGTAAGGGCGCGGCCGGGAGAGCCCAGGAAGCTGGGGCTCGGGCTAGTCTCCGCCGCCGCTACCCGGGGCCGCCCTGGCCCTCGGGGCGCCCTCAGCCGGCGGCGGGAGTCGGGGCGCGCGGCTTTGTGTGCGGGGTCCCGCGCGCGCTCGGACGGCGCGGGCGCGGAGGGAGAGGCACCGAGCGGGGCC
The genomic region above belongs to Phocoena phocoena chromosome 2, mPhoPho1.1, whole genome shotgun sequence and contains:
- the PTF1A gene encoding pancreas transcription factor 1 subunit alpha, giving the protein MDAVLLEHFPGGLDAFPSPYFEEEDFFTDQSSRDPLEDGDELLADEQAEAEFLSHQLHEYCYRDGACLLLQPAPSVAPHALAPPPSGGPGEPEDGGGGYCCEAGAPPGGFPYSPGSPPSCLAYPCAGPAVLSPGARLRGLSGAAAAAAARRRRRVRSEAELQQLRQAANVRERRRMQSINDAFEGLRSHIPTLPYEKRLSKVDTLRLAIGYINFLSELVQADLPLRGGGAGGGGGPGGGGRLGGDSPGSQVQKVIICHRGTRSPSPSDPDYGLPPLAGHSLSWTDEKQLKEQNIIRTAKVWTPEDPRKLNSKSSFNNIENEPPFEFVS